One Plasmodium coatneyi strain Hackeri chromosome 14, complete sequence genomic window carries:
- a CDS encoding KIR protein: MTGQKAELTLQHLNLLNSKQDLYGQLPGGGVQTSCTKQSAVGTAKSNIEAQLGIVSNAQKILQAWCHVHEKLNVTTSKDDWCYDFYYWLGNIVSKHLKGSTSFKNVMSDIYRDLKGVASTNICINLYPNIDRDIFDQRKIMYDCTQDFGMLWEYTGTKGGTCVPEYHEHLEQMKKACAPMSEYCQGNQGKTDPYCTWFNNKKGECCNEKLSKLTCTKVGSTGNQNTGSPRPGSTGTCNTGSCNPGSSGSGSTGTWNPGSSGTGSTGTCTPGQSGCPSARYDFDLGDVVVSGGSAASSNVASIAVPSALGAVGLPTIAAFLFYKYKSFFLRKHNYSGNGRRRRRRKRSTFRHELNTLSDDDNSTEYDSTMEYSSEYSIPYTSSSSR, translated from the exons atGACAGGGCAGAAGGCAGAACTGACG TTACAACATTTAAATTTACTCAATTCGAAGCAGGATTTATATGGACAACTACCAGGAGGAGGAGTCCAAACTTCATGTACTAAGCAGAGCGCAGTAGGAACAGCTAAAAGTAATATAGAAGCCCAACTTGGTATTGTGAGTAATGCacagaaaattttacaaGCCTGGTGCCACGTACATGAAAAACTGAATGTCACGACGTCTAAGGATGATTGGTGCTAtgatttttattattggttaggaaaTATAGTATCGAAACACTTGAAAGGTTCTACCTCATTTAAAAACGTCATGAGTGACATTTACCGTGACCTGAAGGGTGTAGCCTCGAccaatatatgcataaaccTATACCCAAATATTGACAGGGACATTTTCGaccaaagaaaaataatgtatGATTGTACCCAGGACTTCGGTATGCTTTGGGAATATACAGGTACAAAGGGAGGAACTTGTGTCCCAGAATATCACGAGCACTtagaacaaatgaaaaaagcatGTGCTCCTATGAGTGAATATTGCCAAGGGAATCAAGGTAAAACTGACCCTTATTGCACCTGGttcaataataaaaaaggagaatgttGTAATGAAAAACTAtcaaaattaacatgcacAAAAGTAGGTTCTACTGGCAAccagaacactggtagtccaagaccaggATCCACTGGAACTTGCAATACAGGATCTTgcaatccaggttcttctggttccggttctacaggaacttggaaccctggttcttctggtactgGTTCCACAGGAACTTGCACTCCCGGGCAGTCCGGTTGCCCTTCTGCTCGTTATGATTTCGACTTAGGAGACGTCGTGGTTTCTGGTGGTAGTGCTGCCAGCAGCAACGTCGCTTCCATTGCAGTCCCTTCCGCATTAGGagcagtaggattaccaacaattgcggcatttcttttttacaagtacaaatctttcttcttgaggaagcataactactctggaaatggaagaagaagaagaagaagaaaaagatcaacTTTCAGACATGAATTAAACACCTTATCAGACGACGACAACTCAACGGAATACGACTCAACAATGGAATattcgtccgaatattccatcccatatacttcatcatcatcaagatga